From one Variovorax sp. PBL-H6 genomic stretch:
- a CDS encoding Bug family tripartite tricarboxylate transporter substrate binding protein gives MIHTPIKRRTVLLGGMLLGAGVGAFADTGNWPSRPIRLVVAGSAGAGGDTFARLIAEPLSKVLKQPVVVDPKAGANGLIACDAVAKAAGDGYTLLFAPSSAILINPVIHPKLPYDAEKDLVPVTQIGAAGILLVANPSMGFKNLADMVAYAKANPGKLAYGSWGTGSSGHLAMEGIKAHYGLDMPHAPYKTLVTEVTDLIANNISVGFTDIQSPLQHMRSGRLVGLGQTGSQRWPATQDLPTLAEQGYKFEADGWYGVFAPAGTPVEIIDRLNAEINRLQKTDEVRQKIEGQNMIVPPARSAKQFAASIKKDAAIWQGLAKTTDLKDK, from the coding sequence ATGATCCACACACCCATCAAACGACGCACCGTCCTGCTCGGCGGCATGCTGCTCGGCGCCGGCGTCGGCGCCTTTGCCGACACGGGCAACTGGCCCTCGCGACCGATCCGGCTGGTGGTCGCCGGCTCGGCAGGTGCGGGCGGCGATACCTTCGCCCGCTTGATCGCCGAGCCGCTGTCGAAGGTGCTGAAGCAGCCCGTCGTGGTGGACCCCAAGGCAGGCGCCAATGGCCTGATTGCGTGCGACGCAGTGGCGAAGGCCGCGGGCGATGGCTACACGCTGCTGTTCGCGCCGTCGTCGGCCATCCTCATCAATCCGGTGATCCACCCCAAGCTTCCCTACGACGCGGAAAAGGACCTGGTCCCGGTCACGCAGATCGGCGCGGCGGGCATCCTGCTGGTGGCGAATCCGAGCATGGGTTTCAAGAACCTGGCGGACATGGTGGCCTATGCCAAGGCCAACCCCGGGAAGCTCGCCTACGGCTCCTGGGGCACCGGGTCGTCCGGCCACCTGGCCATGGAAGGCATCAAGGCGCACTACGGCCTCGACATGCCCCACGCGCCCTACAAGACGCTCGTCACCGAAGTGACCGACCTCATCGCCAACAACATCAGCGTGGGCTTCACCGATATCCAGTCCCCCCTTCAGCACATGCGCAGCGGACGGCTGGTCGGACTGGGCCAGACGGGTTCGCAACGCTGGCCTGCCACGCAGGACCTGCCGACGCTGGCGGAACAGGGCTACAAGTTCGAAGCCGACGGCTGGTACGGCGTATTCGCCCCGGCAGGAACGCCCGTGGAAATCATCGATCGGCTCAACGCCGAGATCAACCGGCTGCAGAAGACCGACGAGGTGCGTCAGAAGATCGAAGGGCAGAACATGATCGTGCCTCCCGCGCGGTCTGCCAAGCAGTTCGCGGCGTCGATCAAGAAGGACGCTGCCATCTGGCAAGGGCTGGCGAAGACAACGGACCTGAAGGACAAGTAG
- a CDS encoding LLM class flavin-dependent oxidoreductase, which produces MEFGVFILAQQRGYHQTSQQVIDNSIQQTIAAEQAGFHNAWYAEHHFNNYSLSPSPLMMVAHMAGKTQRIRLGTAVCILPLYQPARFLAEVGFVDTVSGGRLDLGVGSGYQEFEFARFGVKLAESGAIYNEFLDILNKGLTEKIFSYEGEFLKMPPSSIAVRCVQSPMPPVWITSGNPVSLGRGVRENHNLFVTALLKGNEGIQELRGRLAKVAGDNGKDLDRDVKFGFLRCAYASDNNAEIDSYLDCARFQRRISESLKFRRSQSDDGYMIKEVPSETDPTMEQLRRNLPVGSVNQVIDKMLEEISILRPKHIALQTQLGDFDQKTMLKQIALWGERIIPAINKELERNQPNAHALAA; this is translated from the coding sequence ATGGAATTCGGCGTATTTATTTTGGCCCAGCAGCGGGGCTATCATCAGACTTCGCAGCAGGTCATCGACAATTCAATTCAGCAAACCATCGCAGCAGAACAGGCCGGATTCCACAATGCCTGGTATGCGGAGCATCACTTCAACAATTATTCGCTTTCCCCTTCTCCGCTGATGATGGTGGCCCACATGGCCGGCAAGACACAGCGCATTCGCCTGGGGACTGCCGTCTGCATCCTGCCGCTCTACCAACCCGCACGTTTCCTGGCGGAGGTCGGATTCGTGGACACGGTGTCCGGCGGCCGGCTCGACCTGGGGGTAGGTTCGGGCTACCAGGAATTCGAGTTTGCCCGCTTCGGCGTGAAGCTGGCCGAATCGGGCGCGATCTACAACGAGTTCCTGGACATCCTGAACAAGGGCCTGACCGAGAAGATCTTCTCGTACGAAGGCGAATTCCTCAAGATGCCGCCCAGCTCCATTGCGGTGCGCTGCGTGCAGAGCCCCATGCCGCCGGTGTGGATCACCTCGGGCAACCCCGTCTCGCTGGGTCGCGGCGTGCGCGAGAACCACAACCTGTTCGTGACCGCGCTGCTCAAGGGCAACGAGGGCATCCAGGAGCTGCGCGGACGCCTCGCGAAAGTGGCCGGCGACAACGGCAAGGACCTGGACCGCGATGTGAAGTTCGGCTTCCTGCGCTGTGCCTACGCCTCCGACAACAACGCCGAGATCGACTCCTACCTGGACTGCGCGCGGTTCCAGCGCCGCATCTCCGAGAGCCTGAAGTTCCGCCGCTCGCAGTCCGATGACGGCTACATGATCAAGGAAGTGCCTTCCGAAACCGACCCGACGATGGAGCAGCTGCGCAGGAACCTGCCCGTGGGCTCGGTCAACCAGGTCATCGACAAGATGCTGGAAGAGATCAGCATCCTGCGCCCCAAGCACATCGCGCTGCAGACCCAGCTTGGCGACTTCGACCAGAAGACCATGCTCAAGCAGATCGCGCTCTGGGGCGAAAGAATCATTCCGGCCATCAACAAGGAGCTGGAACGCAACCAGCCCAATGCTCACGCGCTCGCTGCGTAG
- a CDS encoding LysR family transcriptional regulator: MDRLRAMELFLSISQTRNFSETARRFGISATGVSRMITDIEDELKVKLLLRSTRQVALTESGEEYARQLEGILWRINELQANITAISSAPQGLLRVHSRVMFGLGVLPPLVAAFRKLYPEIHIELTLTEAAVDLRRNQFDVDFRISPPVEAGVKRRMLFQSERHLAATPAYLAGKPPLQGPEGILEHDCLAYELPGNEYTWIFKQEERLTEMAFKPRHVSNNGIALLELARLGEGLVLLDDYTVHNDIRAGRLVRVLTDYRISNKGFDEGMYATILDTPIIPAKIRLFLDFVAEHVAGPELRFAAHGKAAGLA, encoded by the coding sequence ATGGATAGATTGCGAGCCATGGAGCTGTTTCTATCGATTTCCCAGACCCGGAATTTTTCCGAGACGGCGCGGCGCTTCGGCATATCGGCCACGGGGGTGTCGCGCATGATCACCGACATCGAAGACGAGTTGAAGGTCAAGCTCTTGCTGCGCTCCACGCGCCAGGTCGCGCTCACCGAGTCGGGCGAGGAATATGCGCGCCAGCTCGAGGGCATCCTGTGGCGCATCAACGAACTCCAGGCCAACATCACGGCCATCAGCTCCGCGCCGCAGGGCTTGCTGCGTGTGCATTCGCGGGTGATGTTCGGCCTGGGCGTGCTGCCGCCGCTGGTCGCTGCGTTCCGCAAGCTCTATCCCGAGATCCACATCGAACTCACGCTGACCGAGGCCGCTGTGGACCTGCGGCGCAACCAGTTCGATGTCGACTTCCGCATCTCGCCACCGGTGGAAGCCGGCGTGAAGCGGCGCATGCTGTTCCAGAGCGAGCGCCATCTCGCGGCAACACCCGCCTACCTGGCCGGCAAGCCCCCCCTGCAGGGGCCTGAAGGCATTCTCGAGCACGACTGTCTGGCCTACGAGTTGCCCGGCAATGAATACACCTGGATCTTCAAGCAGGAAGAGCGGCTCACCGAAATGGCCTTCAAGCCCCGCCACGTCAGCAACAACGGCATTGCCTTGCTCGAACTCGCCCGCCTGGGCGAGGGCCTGGTGCTGCTGGACGACTACACGGTGCACAACGACATTCGCGCGGGCCGGCTCGTCAGGGTGCTGACCGACTATCGCATCAGCAACAAGGGCTTCGATGAAGGCATGTACGCCACCATCCTGGACACCCCCATCATCCCCGCCAAGATCCGCCTGTTCCTGGACTTCGTCGCTGAACACGTGGCGGGGCCAGAGCTGCGCTTTGCGGCGCACGGCAAGGCCGCAGGTCTTGCATGA
- a CDS encoding SMP-30/gluconolactonase/LRE family protein: MEIQRLGNLKTALGECPVWHGARLWLMDCRQGLILALDPDTGLVTARHEAPPPLGSFAFNGDGLDGIVLALKEEIAALNLRTGQLRTLARIEASSPHLRLNDGISLADGSFVVGTMHVFRAPDEPPLGGLYRLDTRLHLHKLDEGLGIVNGPCVNPIDGRLHVADSAARVIYSYAIASDGTLADKQVFVRTEGLDSGPDGCAFDTEGGLWTALVRTGALARFDMEGRLTHRIELPVAHPSALCFGGSEMADLFVTSISDSGRLSASGPLDGAVLKATGLGFRGFARPVCRMPL; the protein is encoded by the coding sequence ATGGAAATCCAGCGCTTGGGCAATTTGAAGACAGCTCTCGGCGAGTGCCCGGTGTGGCACGGAGCGCGGCTGTGGCTCATGGACTGCCGCCAGGGCCTGATCCTTGCGCTGGACCCGGACACAGGCCTGGTGACGGCGCGCCATGAAGCGCCACCGCCCCTGGGCTCGTTCGCGTTCAACGGCGACGGCCTCGATGGCATCGTGCTGGCGCTGAAGGAGGAGATCGCGGCGTTGAACCTTCGCACCGGGCAATTGCGCACGCTCGCGCGCATCGAGGCGAGCAGCCCCCATTTACGGCTGAACGACGGCATATCGCTGGCCGACGGCAGCTTCGTGGTCGGCACCATGCATGTGTTTCGCGCGCCCGATGAGCCACCGCTCGGCGGCCTCTACCGGCTGGATACCCGCTTGCACCTCCACAAGCTCGACGAGGGGCTGGGAATCGTCAACGGACCCTGCGTGAACCCGATCGACGGGCGCCTGCATGTGGCAGACAGCGCCGCGAGAGTCATCTATTCGTATGCGATCGCGTCCGACGGGACGCTGGCAGACAAGCAGGTCTTCGTCCGCACCGAAGGCCTTGACTCCGGGCCGGATGGTTGCGCCTTCGATACCGAGGGCGGGCTATGGACCGCACTGGTGCGGACAGGAGCGCTCGCACGCTTCGACATGGAGGGCCGGCTCACCCACCGGATTGAACTCCCCGTGGCCCACCCGAGCGCGTTGTGCTTCGGCGGGTCGGAGATGGCCGATCTGTTTGTCACCAGCATCAGCGACAGTGGCCGGCTGAGCGCATCGGGGCCCCTGGACGGAGCCGTGCTCAAGGCGACCGGACTGGGCTTTCGCGGGTTTGCCCGGCCCGTATGCCGCATGCCGCTGTAG
- a CDS encoding enoyl-CoA hydratase/isomerase family protein — protein MSEEWVRLEVSDGVGLVTMDRKPVNALSREMRRQLVATFDAISEREDIRCSVLTGAGEVFCAGADLKDRPDAEVAGDFLEHNRITRETGNAIRECAKPVIAAINGAALGAGFGLAAACDILYASKNATVGMPEINVGLAGGASMLKTLFGRSTLRRMFFTGQRLSAHDLLKRNVIEDVLAEKDLLPVTMALAREIASKAPLAIAYAKRAANMVDVMPQRDAYRFEQEFTMALSKTEDAREARMAFLEKRTPVFKGR, from the coding sequence ATGAGTGAAGAATGGGTTCGTTTGGAAGTTTCTGACGGCGTGGGCCTGGTCACCATGGACCGCAAACCGGTCAACGCGCTGAGCCGCGAGATGCGCCGCCAGTTGGTCGCCACCTTCGACGCCATCTCCGAACGCGAGGACATCCGCTGCTCGGTGCTCACGGGCGCGGGCGAGGTGTTCTGTGCGGGCGCCGACCTGAAGGATCGCCCCGACGCCGAGGTCGCCGGCGACTTCCTGGAGCACAACCGCATCACCCGCGAAACCGGGAACGCCATTCGCGAGTGCGCCAAGCCCGTGATTGCCGCCATCAATGGCGCCGCATTGGGGGCAGGGTTCGGCCTTGCCGCCGCGTGCGACATCCTGTATGCGTCGAAGAACGCGACCGTGGGCATGCCCGAGATCAATGTGGGCCTGGCGGGCGGCGCCTCCATGCTCAAGACCTTGTTCGGCCGCTCCACCTTGCGCCGCATGTTCTTCACGGGCCAGCGACTGAGCGCACACGACCTGCTCAAGCGCAACGTCATCGAAGACGTGCTGGCCGAAAAGGACCTCCTGCCCGTGACGATGGCGCTGGCCCGCGAGATCGCCTCCAAGGCACCGCTCGCCATCGCCTACGCCAAGCGTGCAGCCAACATGGTCGACGTGATGCCGCAACGCGATGCCTACCGCTTCGAGCAGGAGTTCACGATGGCCCTGTCGAAGACCGAGGACGCCCGCGAGGCGCGCATGGCGTTCCTCGAAAAGCGTACACCGGTCTTCAAAGGGCGCTGA
- a CDS encoding acetate--CoA ligase family protein translates to MLTQVQAAPGAGLDAFFKADGVAVIGASDDITKIGGRPVQLLRKYGYAGAIYPINPKGGTIQGLQAYASILDTPAAPELAIVAVPAGATLQAVRDCAERGVRGVIVLSTGFAEAGPEGAAMQAELVRVARNHGMRLLGPNCLGIVNVIDKLVGSFSIALEQSMPTAGQVGIVSQSGNIGSFTMRNMADRGLGVSRFMATGNEADVDVADGIAALAHDPATRIILCCMETCRDAGRLIEALDMARRQHKPVIVLKIGATEQGQAAAASHTGALTGSDAVFDAVFRRYGVLRVRSFEELLEVGHAVALLGTARLPATEAVTLVAASGGFGIMMADAMVEAGMTLPQLADTTKALIREAVPTAGTNNPVDASAQMSARPDILLKMLTALQDDENGSTLVLLLALSLYNPRLRGVYLEALSKIRASHPDRLLILISQGPADAVAEINALGIPVFPGIPAAARGLAGLVKLGQLSALPPAPAYGGPVDEVDPAVFRNEFHAKKALAAAGISVPREEVVTSADDAVRSAQATGYPVVLKIASEDIAHKTEIGGVALHLHDDDAVREAYGRLIANAARHAPQARLDGVLVAPMVSGGVELIAGVSRDPVFGPVVMVGLGGIHAEILKDVAVQVAPVSEEEALRMIRGLKMFALLDGARGQPKADVAAAAHTVARLSEFACRHAEDVAEIDMNPILVKPEGEGCLVLDALMVPTSRNTAAH, encoded by the coding sequence ATGCTGACCCAGGTTCAAGCAGCCCCTGGCGCCGGGCTGGATGCATTCTTCAAGGCCGACGGCGTGGCCGTGATCGGCGCGTCCGACGACATCACCAAGATCGGCGGCCGCCCCGTGCAGCTGCTGCGCAAGTACGGCTATGCCGGCGCCATCTATCCGATCAATCCCAAGGGCGGAACCATCCAGGGCCTGCAGGCCTACGCCTCGATCCTGGACACGCCAGCGGCGCCGGAGCTGGCGATCGTGGCCGTGCCCGCCGGTGCCACACTGCAAGCCGTGCGCGACTGCGCCGAGCGCGGTGTGCGCGGCGTGATCGTGCTGTCCACCGGCTTTGCGGAGGCCGGGCCCGAAGGCGCGGCCATGCAGGCCGAGCTGGTGCGGGTGGCGCGCAACCATGGCATGCGGCTGCTGGGGCCGAACTGCCTGGGCATCGTCAACGTGATCGACAAGCTGGTGGGCTCTTTCTCCATCGCGCTGGAACAAAGCATGCCGACCGCCGGACAGGTGGGCATCGTCTCGCAGTCGGGCAACATCGGCAGCTTCACCATGCGCAACATGGCCGATCGCGGCCTCGGCGTGAGCCGGTTCATGGCCACCGGCAACGAAGCCGACGTGGATGTGGCCGACGGCATTGCCGCGCTGGCGCACGATCCTGCCACGCGCATCATCCTGTGCTGCATGGAAACCTGCCGCGATGCAGGACGCCTGATCGAGGCGCTCGACATGGCGCGCCGCCAGCACAAGCCGGTGATCGTTCTCAAGATCGGCGCCACCGAGCAAGGCCAGGCGGCCGCTGCCTCGCACACCGGTGCGCTCACGGGCTCCGACGCAGTGTTCGATGCCGTCTTCCGCCGCTATGGCGTGTTGCGCGTGCGCTCGTTCGAAGAGCTGCTCGAGGTGGGCCACGCCGTTGCCCTGCTGGGCACCGCGCGGCTGCCTGCAACGGAAGCCGTGACGCTCGTGGCCGCTTCCGGCGGATTCGGAATCATGATGGCGGATGCCATGGTGGAAGCCGGCATGACGCTGCCGCAGCTCGCCGACACGACCAAGGCCCTGATCCGCGAGGCCGTGCCGACCGCCGGCACCAACAATCCGGTGGACGCATCGGCCCAGATGTCTGCGCGGCCGGACATCCTGCTGAAGATGTTGACTGCCCTGCAGGACGACGAGAACGGCAGCACGCTGGTGCTGCTGCTGGCGCTTTCGCTGTACAACCCCCGCCTGCGCGGCGTGTACCTGGAGGCGCTGTCGAAGATCCGCGCCAGCCATCCCGACCGCCTGCTGATCCTCATCAGCCAGGGACCGGCCGATGCGGTCGCGGAGATCAATGCCCTGGGCATCCCGGTGTTCCCCGGCATTCCAGCGGCAGCCCGGGGCCTGGCAGGTCTCGTCAAGCTCGGCCAGCTGAGTGCCCTGCCCCCCGCCCCCGCGTATGGCGGCCCTGTCGACGAGGTCGATCCGGCCGTGTTTCGCAATGAGTTCCATGCCAAGAAGGCATTGGCGGCTGCGGGGATCAGCGTGCCGCGCGAGGAGGTCGTGACTTCAGCCGACGATGCCGTGCGCAGCGCACAGGCCACCGGGTACCCCGTGGTCCTCAAGATCGCATCGGAAGACATCGCCCACAAGACCGAGATCGGCGGGGTGGCGCTGCACCTGCATGATGACGATGCCGTGCGCGAAGCGTACGGCCGCCTCATCGCCAACGCCGCCAGGCACGCACCGCAGGCGCGCCTGGATGGCGTACTGGTGGCCCCGATGGTCAGTGGCGGCGTGGAGCTGATCGCAGGGGTCTCGCGCGACCCTGTATTCGGCCCGGTCGTGATGGTGGGACTGGGCGGCATCCATGCGGAGATCCTCAAGGACGTCGCCGTGCAGGTGGCGCCCGTCTCCGAGGAAGAGGCCCTGCGGATGATCCGCGGCCTCAAGATGTTCGCGCTGCTCGACGGCGCCCGCGGCCAGCCCAAGGCCGACGTCGCCGCTGCCGCGCACACGGTGGCCCGGCTCTCGGAGTTTGCATGCCGCCATGCCGAAGACGTCGCTGAAATCGACATGAACCCCATCCTGGTCAAGCCCGAGGGCGAGGGTTGCCTCGTTCTGGATGCCTTGATGGTCCCGACCTCACGCAACACAGCTGCACATTGA
- a CDS encoding acyl-CoA dehydrogenase family protein, producing the protein MHMEKNPAIPDASAGAAVYRQYARHWLRAHLPEHMRADSVDYRTPTLDECRDWEASMYDAGLAGMTWPKAHGGLGLTLREHLAVNKEVGALAMPESVSSIGKELAGPIIQTVGTEEQKQLFLPSILSMRNYWCQGFSEPDAGSDLARLRTKAVQEGGTWRINGQKIWTSGAAKAHYCLLLTRTGTVADKHRGLLMFAVPMDTPGIRVVPIKSIDGKESFAEVFFDNVEVPDSARLGAPDEGWNAAIRVLSIERATNRMYRAWRFECELRQLIAACKSDAQLSKLLDDGYYQRRIGDVVGEIDALKGLVERTVNQMMAGDKIGARGSLTKLFWSECHQAFMGLALSVVSHVNPRSSALAQRARKHFTTGYLYARAETIYAGTTEVQLDIIAQRIMNLPKDL; encoded by the coding sequence ATGCACATGGAAAAGAACCCGGCCATTCCGGACGCTTCAGCAGGAGCGGCCGTCTACCGCCAGTACGCGCGCCATTGGCTGCGCGCCCACCTGCCCGAGCACATGCGTGCGGACAGCGTCGACTACCGCACGCCCACGCTGGACGAGTGCCGCGATTGGGAGGCGTCCATGTACGACGCGGGGCTGGCGGGCATGACGTGGCCCAAGGCCCATGGCGGCCTCGGCCTGACGCTGCGGGAACACCTGGCCGTCAACAAGGAAGTGGGCGCACTGGCCATGCCCGAGAGCGTGAGCTCGATCGGCAAGGAACTCGCGGGGCCCATCATCCAGACGGTAGGCACCGAGGAGCAGAAGCAGTTGTTCCTGCCGAGCATCCTTTCCATGCGCAACTACTGGTGCCAGGGCTTCTCGGAGCCCGACGCGGGCTCCGACCTGGCGCGCCTGCGTACCAAGGCCGTGCAGGAAGGCGGCACGTGGCGCATCAACGGACAGAAGATCTGGACCAGCGGTGCCGCCAAGGCGCACTACTGCCTGCTCCTCACCCGCACCGGCACGGTGGCCGACAAGCACAGGGGGCTGTTGATGTTCGCCGTGCCCATGGACACGCCGGGCATCCGGGTGGTGCCCATCAAGTCGATCGACGGCAAGGAATCGTTCGCCGAGGTCTTCTTCGACAACGTCGAAGTGCCCGACAGCGCGCGCCTCGGGGCACCGGACGAGGGCTGGAATGCGGCCATCCGCGTCCTGTCGATCGAGCGCGCCACGAACCGCATGTACCGCGCATGGCGCTTCGAATGCGAACTGCGCCAGCTCATTGCCGCGTGCAAGTCCGACGCGCAACTGTCGAAGTTGCTGGACGACGGTTACTACCAGCGCCGCATCGGCGACGTGGTGGGCGAGATCGACGCGCTGAAGGGCCTGGTCGAGCGCACGGTGAACCAGATGATGGCGGGCGACAAGATCGGCGCACGGGGCTCGCTGACCAAGCTCTTCTGGTCGGAATGCCACCAGGCCTTCATGGGCCTGGCGCTGTCGGTCGTGTCGCACGTCAACCCGCGCTCCAGCGCGCTGGCGCAACGCGCCCGCAAGCACTTCACCACAGGCTACCTGTACGCGCGTGCCGAAACCATCTACGCCGGCACGACCGAAGTGCAGCTGGACATCATTGCGCAACGCATCATGAATCTGCCCAAGGATCTCTGA
- a CDS encoding acyl-CoA dehydrogenase family protein: MTTSDNDLKPEEFAQAAAEAIADAQTRDFRDTAQVLAHAGLCGVCALEDAGGLGLGIEFALPIAAEAGKLRLRWPLLETILIAKALGDSPLAAELAGGARVATWAWQGSLQDRWAGQARCAKDCDWVLVADGHGGGALLDLSSVEMRDDGALDPENPQSWLALDSAKVLAELDAATFSALQRDSQILIAGFVNGAAEAALATTAEYMSTRVQFGRPLSAKQAVRHLLARMRLLQEASNAGIERVLGTDEYGSVRNAQPVLANALASAAFVLEKSIHLHGGMGFTWEVPLHYALREVRKFDAAFGSGALASQVGRDFIRSA, encoded by the coding sequence ATGACCACGTCGGACAACGATCTCAAGCCCGAAGAGTTTGCGCAGGCCGCAGCCGAGGCCATTGCCGATGCGCAGACCCGCGACTTCCGTGACACCGCGCAGGTCCTGGCCCATGCAGGGCTGTGCGGTGTATGCGCGCTCGAAGATGCCGGCGGCCTTGGACTGGGCATCGAATTCGCCCTGCCCATCGCGGCCGAGGCGGGCAAGCTGCGCCTTCGGTGGCCGTTGCTCGAAACCATCCTGATAGCCAAGGCGCTGGGTGACTCCCCTCTGGCGGCAGAGCTTGCCGGCGGCGCACGCGTCGCCACATGGGCATGGCAAGGCAGTCTTCAGGACCGGTGGGCGGGGCAGGCCCGCTGTGCCAAGGACTGCGACTGGGTGCTCGTGGCCGATGGCCACGGCGGCGGTGCCCTGCTGGACCTCAGCTCGGTCGAGATGCGCGACGATGGCGCGCTGGACCCGGAGAACCCCCAGTCGTGGCTGGCGCTGGACAGCGCCAAGGTGCTGGCCGAGCTGGATGCCGCCACCTTCTCGGCGCTGCAGCGCGACAGCCAGATCCTGATCGCCGGCTTCGTCAACGGCGCCGCCGAAGCCGCCCTGGCCACCACGGCCGAGTACATGTCGACCCGCGTGCAGTTCGGACGCCCGCTGTCGGCCAAGCAGGCCGTTCGCCACCTGCTGGCGCGCATGCGCCTGCTGCAGGAAGCCTCCAACGCGGGCATCGAGCGTGTGCTCGGCACGGATGAATACGGCAGCGTGCGCAATGCCCAACCGGTTTTGGCCAATGCCCTGGCGAGCGCGGCCTTCGTCCTGGAGAAATCCATCCACCTGCACGGCGGCATGGGCTTTACCTGGGAAGTGCCCTTGCACTACGCGCTTCGCGAAGTGCGCAAGTTCGACGCGGCATTCGGCTCGGGTGCGCTCGCCAGCCAGGTCGGCCGGGACTTCATCCGGTCTGCATGA
- a CDS encoding SDR family NAD(P)-dependent oxidoreductase, whose amino-acid sequence MNQDLLGRVALITGAGAGIGRETAFQMAARGAIVCVNDLKEELVTPVVADIRSRGGQAIGIALNIATREGIREAIQRSFEHGKRFDILVNNAAWVRYQAIPEIMPETVDRMLDVGFKSVIWSLQEAAAVMDPQRGGSVVNVASVAALRSAANSVVYSGIKAGILGITRAAAAELGARNIRVNAVCPSAVPTEGTQRNRNAERDANRIARTPLGRLGTVEDIARSICFLASDEAGFITAQALAVDGGITLTNI is encoded by the coding sequence ATGAATCAGGACCTGCTCGGCCGCGTGGCCCTCATCACCGGCGCAGGCGCCGGTATCGGCCGCGAAACCGCCTTCCAGATGGCGGCCCGCGGGGCCATCGTCTGCGTGAACGACCTCAAGGAAGAACTGGTGACGCCCGTGGTGGCGGACATCAGGTCGCGCGGAGGGCAGGCCATCGGCATCGCGCTGAACATTGCGACCCGCGAAGGAATCCGCGAGGCGATCCAGCGCTCGTTCGAGCACGGCAAGCGCTTCGACATCCTCGTCAACAACGCGGCCTGGGTGCGCTACCAGGCGATCCCCGAAATCATGCCGGAGACCGTGGACCGCATGCTGGATGTCGGCTTCAAGTCCGTGATCTGGAGCCTGCAGGAGGCCGCGGCGGTCATGGACCCGCAGCGCGGTGGCTCGGTCGTGAATGTGGCCTCCGTCGCGGCTTTGCGCTCGGCCGCGAATTCGGTGGTCTATTCCGGCATCAAGGCCGGCATCCTGGGCATCACCCGCGCCGCGGCCGCGGAACTGGGTGCACGCAACATCCGCGTCAATGCCGTGTGCCCATCGGCCGTTCCCACCGAAGGCACGCAGCGCAACCGCAATGCCGAACGCGATGCCAACCGCATTGCCCGCACGCCGCTGGGCCGATTGGGAACAGTCGAAGACATCGCACGCAGCATCTGCTTCCTGGCCAGCGATGAGGCGGGCTTCATCACGGCGCAGGCCTTGGCGGTGGACGGCGGCATCACGCTGACCAACATCTGA